The Alkalihalophilus pseudofirmus nucleotide sequence ATCGCCTGAGTACCGTTAATTAAAGCGAGCCCTTCTTTAGCAGTTAACGTAATAGGAAAGAGCCCTTCTTTTGTTAAGGCTGTTAGAGCAGGCACTTTCTCTCCTTTATAAAACACGTCTCCTTCGCCAATTAGAGCTAATGCTAAATGCGAGAGCGGCGCAAGGTCCCCGCTTGCCCCAAGGGAGCCTTGCTGCGGAATGACTGGATGAATTTTCGCGTTTACTAAATCAAGCAATCTCTCTATGACAACAGGTCTGACGCCTGAAAATCCCTTAAGTAACGCATTTGCGCGTAGCAAAAGCATGGCTCGTGATACAACTTCTGAAAATGGCTCCCCTATTCCGCATGCATGAGAGCGAATAAGGTTAAGCTGCAAGGTCTCGACATCTTCCTTGCCGATATATACATCACTAAACTTTCCAAATCCAGTCGTAATTCCATAAACAATTCGTTCTTCTTCCACTATCTTCTCAACTGCTTTTCGGCTTTCTTCTACTTTTCTAAGACTCTCATCTGAAAATCCTACTTTAACCTCATCAAATAACACACGATTTACTTCTTCAAATGTTAATGTCTGTCCGTTTAACAACACCATGTTCTTCTCCCCTATCTTTTTACTTTAGGTAAGTAAAGGATCAATAGAAAAGGGGACTATATCAAAGAAATCTCTTGAAAAGATTCCTAAGATATAGCCCCCTATTTGCTAAAATACTATGGGCATATTATATGTGGTTTACTCCAAGGCCGATCGCCTCATGCTCGGATCCCTTAACAGGCGCTCCAATCGTTCCATACAGTGAAACAGCAATCCAATCTCCTTCTTGCGCGTTTTCATACGGATTACCACGAAGCACAGCAAATGTCAGTCCGACGGTTCTGTGCACCGAACCTAACTGCACCTGTCCTCGCGTGACACCATGCAAGGCTTCCATAATCGCATGATACAACGCATGCGACTCACGGTATAAATCTGGTTGTATAATCCCATTTTTCTTCGCTGCTGTTTCAATGGCAGCAACGACTTTGTGTGCTTCCATTGATCCTACTTTCCCTTTACAGCCAATCCAATCCAGCTGCCGAAGCCTCTCTAATTCCCCTTCTGACTCATCTGAAAGAAGGAGTAAAACGGCATGCCGGCCAATCCGTCGTTCCTTATTCAAAGCCATACAAACAACTCTTTCACTTATCAACTTGGCGCTCGCCATCTAATATCTACTAAAGTTAGTGTAAGCGCTTTAATTGCCACTGTCAACAGAAATTTCTAATTATACAGGCGATTCAGGATAATTGGGCATCTGTATGCGTAGGGTGATGTATAAGGTATTATTTCTTTATCAAGCCTAGTTGTTCTTGTATAATGAGCCAAGAGAGATAAAGGATTGGGAGGTGGATAAATTGAGAAATAAATATGATGTAGTCGAAATGATTGTCCCTTTTTTGAGAAGCGACCAGTACAACTTTATCAGGTATCAGATCGGCACTCTCGTTCATGCTCATACGACGATTAAAGATGCTGGAGTATTGCATGCATTAAAAGGCAGTGCTTTAGATAAAATTACAGATATGCTGACAGATGCGACTCCTGGTCAACTGGAGCTGCTCGAACAGGTCATCACTGCAGAAGATTTTGCTAATGCAGAATTTGAGCTTAGAGAATTGAAGCGATATGTGATCCCCTTTCCTCATTTAACGGATAAAACGATTGCAAAGCTATTTCCTAAAGCTAAGAAACTAAAAGCCCCTTCTCTTGATGAGGTCGATTATAGAGAGCTCTCTTATTTTGGCTGGTATGACATTCGTTCGGAACGCAAATTTTTAATTGTCCGTGATCAAGAGGTGTTAAAAGGCATTCAAGGAACCTTTACGGAGAGCAAAAAAGGAATATGTTCCATTTGCAACGGTCATGAAGAGCTTGGACTATTCATGGCAAACGTAAAAACAAGCCAGGAACAATACACAAATAGAGGCAATTATATTTGTAAAGACAGTGAGAAATGCAACCGAAATATGACGAGTTTAGGTAAGCTAGAAACGTTTATTGATCTTTATAGAGTGTGATGATGGGTTAGGAGCCTTGCCCTGCGAGAGCTTGGAATGGTATGTATTCAAACGATTTATGTGTCTATTCAAGTGATCATTGCGTCTGTTAAAGGGCTAATAGTGTCGGTTGCAGGTAGAATTGCGTCAATTGAGAGGGTATATGCGTCAATCTACTATGGAATTGTATTGATTCATCGGTTTATTGCGCCCTTTCAGCATTAACATGAGAAAAGAGCTGCCCCGCAGGACAGCTCTTTTCTCATTACTTCGCTTTTTCCTCTCGCTCCTCGGCTGCTTCTTCTTCAAGCTCTCTCATCTCTTGATGAGTCTGCGGGAATCCGTTAGCGACCCAGTCGTCTTTGTGGGCTTTGTCGAGCTGAGTCAAGCCTTCTTCCTCTGCTGCAATTGGTGCGTCGGAACTTTCCTCTTTGTCTGCTTCCCATGTATCTTTATCTTTAATTGTGTTTTCAGGTGTATCTTCTAATTCTGTTTCTAGTTCGTTCATCAGTTGGTCGCTTGCTTCATTTGCATTCGACTCATTTGCTTGTCCATTTTTCTTTTTTCTGAGGGCGGTTGTTGCTAGTACTGCGCCTCCAGCTGATAGTACGGAACCTAAGATGATACCTTTTGTAGATGTTTTCATCATAACCCCTCCACTAATTAAATGTATTTGATTTTTATATTCTCTTAGGTTCCCTGTATCTCCTTCTATTAATGTTTCAATTATATTAAAAGTTGATGACAAGACTCGACATTCTATTCGCAAATGTCCTTCTCAAACCAGCCAAATGCAAGCTCTGCCTCTGCTGGGCCGCCATCTAAGGTACGTAAAAAAAGAACAAATGCCCCGCATGGAGGGAAAATATATTTCCCGTCTTCATCACTAGCTAATGTACTCATCGGCGGAACAATTCGTTTAAACGCATTGACCCCCTTTTTTGGATTGCCTTTTACTAGGTCTGCTGAAGCAATTTTCACTTCTGGGTCTACTAGAGGTGTGCGAGTAGTATTAGCGGGAGTTATTAGATTTGAGATAGATGGCCTCCCTGGCAGTTTTGGGTTAAACCATATTTCTGCAACGATAGGCTGACTTGTATAATTTGTAATGGTAAACGCATTGACGAATAAATCGATATCTGAGCGAGTTGGATTAAACAAACCTCCCCATGCATGCTTCCCTTTTTGTAAACGAAGGATTTCTGTCTGCCCGACATAATACCTGCCTTTTAATGATTGGTACAGCGGGTTTGGTATATTAACAGACTTATTAAAGCTGTCATAGTGATCAAATGACAATAGAATCACTCTCCTTTCTAAACAATATGTTTGAAAAATGGAGGGTGTCTGGACTATCTCCTTATTAACAAACGAAAAAGAAGCCGTACAAGAAAACAAACGGCTTCTAGCTGAACATCATCCAAAATAAAAAACTAAAACGAGCATTGAGAGCAGTCCAAAGATGAAGGCATAAGTTGCAACGGTTTCGTTACCGTCACCATGACTTTCGGGGATCAGCTCTTTGTACACAATAAATAACATCGCACCAGCTGCAAATGCGAGCCCATAAGGAAGTAAAAATTCTACTCTAGAGGCAAGTAAATAACCAATAATGGCTGTTACGACTTCCACTAAACCCGTAGCAGTGGCTATAAGGAAAGCTTTGATGCGGCTGATCTTTTGATTCACAAGGTATAGCGCAACGAGCAGTCCCTCAGGAGCATTTTGCAGTCCAACAGCGAGTGCAATCAGGGGTCCTAAAGCTTCGTTATCACTTGCATAGCTCACACCTACCGCCAATCCTTCTGGCAAGTTATGAAGAATGATGGCTGAAATGACAAGCATTGCTTTTCGGTCGATTTCAATTCGTTGTGCTTTATGCTCAAGGTCAATATGCGGCACATTTTTCTCTAAGATCATAAGGGCCACCGTACCAAGCAGCACTCCTATAACGACCGTCCACACTGAACTTGAATACTCCATTGCTTCAGGTATTAATTCAAATGTTGCGGCTGCCACCATAATACCGGCAGCATAAGCAAGTAATATATCACGCTTTCGATGATTTAAATCACGAAAAAATAAGATTGGGATCGCTCCTGCACCTGTTGCAAGAGAGGCCAGTAAGCTTCCAATTAGTAAAGATTCCATGGATGTTCCTTTCTATTTAACGAATACATATTTAAGGGAATACAAATGTTTGAAAAAATGACGTAAGCTTATTATAATTCACTTTATCTTCAGAATCTAGGAAATTAGCCGTATTGGAGGTTTAAACAATAATAAGTAAGGAAAAGGTATAGTTCACAAGCAATGAATACATAAAGCATGTGAAATGCATGATTAACTACTTATGATTTATACTTAATAGATACTAAAACATTATTGGAGGCGCGAATGTGAAAACAAAACGGATTGTTGATATAGAAGATCTAGAAAAAGCCTTTCATATACGAGAAAAAGTATTTGTGGCTGAGCAAGGTGTTCCGCTAGAAGATGAATTTGATGAATATGATCATCTTGATGGAGACTGTGATCATATTTTAGCTTTTTACGATGGAATGGCTGTTGGAACGGGAAGAATCCGAGTTGTTGACGGAATTGGGAAGCTAGAAAGAATCTGTGTACTTGAGCCTTTTCGTGCCTTTGGTTTAGGCAAGTTAATCATTCAAGCGCTTGAAGAACTTGCAGAGGGGAAAAAATTGGCGAAAGTGAAACTGCATGGTCAAACTCAAGCAGAAGGATTTTATCACAAGTTAGGATATGAAACAGCTTCAGATGAATTTATGGAAGATGGCATTGCCCATGTTGTGATGACAAAGGAACTTTAAGTGATTGTAAGTAGTGCTTGGAATTGGTTCAATCATCTAGTGAAGTAACACAATAATGCTGATGAAAGACTCATAAATCATCTCAAAAGAGACCATTACATCCTCCGCCATTCCTCAAAATAATAAGAAAAAGGCTGAATGGACAAGCATTCAGCCTTTTTCTCTTCCACATATTACTCAGCAGGAATTAATACAGCGTCAATCACGTGAATCACGCCGTTTGATGCTTCGATGTCTGCAGTAGTGACATTCGCATTGTTCACGCGTGTTGGGTTTAGTGAAATGGTCACTTCTTTATCAGCAAGTGTTTTTACTTTCATTCCATCTTTCAAGTCACTAGATAATACTTTTCCTGGTATTACGTGGTACTGAAGGATTGTTGCTAGGTCTTCACGAGCTAGAAGTTGATCAGCTGTCACCCCAAGTTCCTTTAATAGCTTGTCGAATGCTTCATCTGTTGGAGCAAATACAGTGAAAGGACCTTCTCCTTTAAGTGCATCAACAAGACCCGCTTTCTCAAGAGCGGCCGCTAATGTGTTAAATTCACCTGCAGCAACTGCAGTTTCCACGATATCCTTTGCCTCTGTCTGTTCTGCAGCCAATACGTTAGCTGTAAACGAGACAACCATCATAAATGCAAGTAATACAAATGCAAATTTTGTTTTTTTCATTTGAAAAGCCTCCTATGCTCATTGGGTTATTGTTGTAACTCGAAAGTAGTATTTGCTGTATTTACCATTTAATCCGAATTTGAGGTAAAATTTTTTCTTCGTAGTGAAATTGACGCAATAATCCTTTGACCGAGTACAATTCCAGATTCCTTTGACGCATAAATCTGTTCAATAAACGCAATAACTGCAGATTGACGCATTTTAGCTGTCTACCAACACAATTAGAGGTTCGATCCACGTAATTACTCTCCAAACGAGCGTATAAAAAACTTGTAAATATACAATTGATCAGTGCAAGCTAAAGAGCACAAAAAAACGCGCATAGAGTTTCCACTCCATGCACGGTTTTATACGTTACCCTCTTCTAAACAAATCCATCAGACGGGTCCAAAAATTCTCTTCTTTTTCTTCCGCATCTTCCGTCACTTCTTGTTCTTCTTTTTTAATGGCTTCAGTCTTTATGACAAATTGTACCGTATTTACATTCTCGTTTTTATCGGAGACAAAGGACACGGCTTCAAAGTCTGATTTATCATATTCTGAGATCATCGCGTCAATTTCTTCTTGCATCTGCTCAGGCAAATTACTCGTTGCATCATACAGCTTGGTTGTGCCAGAACGCAGTTCGCCTGTGCCATTTTCAAGTTCGGTCGTACCGCCGGAAAGCTCACCGATCCCTGAATGAATCTCGTTATATGAGCTCGACAACTCTCCTACCCCATTCGTATAGCTGACAAGACCTGAGTGAAATTCGCTGTAATTCGCTGATAATTCCGCGAGTCCTTGCTGCAGCTGAGTAAGTGAATCCATGCTGTCCATATTGGCTAAAGATGAACTGAGGCCATTAGCAATGGACTTAAGCGTGTCACCCATTTCTTTTGTTGCCGAACTTACCTCATTTAATGTAGAATCCACAGCTGCAAAGGCCGCACCTACAGCAGTATACGTGCCTTTCGCTTTTTGGGCAGCTGCATACGTGTCCACTAATTTCTCGACAACTGCGGGATCTGCTCCGCTCTCATACAGGCTTTGAATGTCAGATTCACTGATTTGGTGATCAGGAATTGCTGTCATTGCCTCATCTAATGATCCATAGGCAAGCGTGTAATTTTCCCTTAAGGTACTTAATCCAACAGATGTTTCATGCAATCCCTCTGCAATTTGTGTTAATCCTTGTGGCAGGCTGTTTAAGTCGCCTAAATCCATGTTATCTGTTACTTGGAGAGAGCGGCTGATCTCTGATAAAGCTTGATCAATTGCTTTTGAGCCATTGATTAATTCACCAGAGGAACCAGCCAGCTCGCTCATGCCATTCCTAAATTGGCCAGAGCCATCATAAAGACTTGCGACTCCGCTGTTCAGCTCTGAAATTCCGTTTTTTAATTCCCCGACGCCGTTATCAATCTCTTTAATTGCGTCTGATAAGGAGTTGAATTCACTTGTAATCTCCTCGATATCAGGTGAATCGATTGACATTGTAGAAGGAACCGCAGCAATTTCAATTCCATCGCTTTCAAAGTCAACAACATCTGCAGAAAGAGAAAGCTCCTCTTCTTGTTCAGGCATGACAGTAAAAGTCACTTGCTTATTTTTCCCAGCATTCGCAATCATGCCTTCTTCTGTTTCGATGTTGCTATATACGCCTTCTTCTAGCAACATCGAAATTTGCAGCAGATAGTTTTCAAAAAATGCAGGAGCTACGTCGTCGTTTGCTTGTGTTTCAATGTTTATTTCTAAGCTGCCGTCTGCTCCAGCAAGCTCGTCAGGCGATACTTCTTTTCCGTCTAGAAAATAAGTGACGGTTATATCCCATGGCAGCTGCATCGTGCCATCCACATTCCCTTGATAATAAAACGGCCCTTTTTCTGCCTCCACTTGAACATGATCTTCCATTTGTTCAAGCTCCGTTAGATCAGTAAGGTTTTTCAAGCTGTTATAGTTACCGTAATCCATAATCGTCCCAGCTTTTGATACATTTAACGTATTCACAATATACATTTGATCCAGGCTGCCATCAGCCAGTAAATTGGCATAGATGACTTCCTCTTTTGAAGCGAGCTCTCCTTCGGTTTGAGTTGTTGATGCAGCCTGAGCAGCAATCGTTTGAGGCGCTGCATCTACTAAAAAAGATGGAGCGACAAGCAGCACAGCTAGTGCAGCAACAGGCAGTCGTTTCATTTTCATCATCATTTCCCCTTATAAAAATTCGCTTTTAATGTCGTTTTGCTGATCACCTTATCAAGTACATAAAGCATCGCTGGCAGGAAGAACAGGACGAGTACGAACGCTAAAAGCGCCCCTCTTCCAAGCAGGAGTCCGATTGATTGCACGACAGGATTTGTTGATGTAATCCATAAAATAAATCCAATACTTGATAAAATCGATGCAGATATTGAAATCGAGAATGTCTTTTCATCTAATGTTTTAATAATCGCTTGCATCGCCGGCATTTCTCTGCGGTGTTCTTTATATGTTTCTGAAAAAAGAATCGCATAGTCAACAGTGGCTGCGAGCTGGACGGTGCTTATAATCAGATACCCAATAAAATCAAATGAGGTATTCGTAAAATAAGGGACAGATAAGTTAATCCAAACGGCTGCTTGAATCGTCACAAGCAAAATGATTGGCAGCGTCAACGATTTAAAGGTGATCAACAGCACAATCGCAATCGTAACAACTGTCATCGTGTTTACAAAGGTATTATCCTTTTGAACCGTATTCTTAATATCATACAATGTCACACTCTCACCGAGGCTTAACGTTGTATCTCCATAATAGGAAGCAGCAGTTCCTTGAACGGCTTCTACGATCCCAAACGGAATGTCTCCCTCTTTTTCAGTATCTGTATTAATAATGATTCGGCTGTAATTCTCTGAGAAGAACTCTTCTGTGATCGATTCGTCTAGGTATTCAGGGGGAATTCCTGCTCCGACGGTATTCACATATGAAATAATATTAGTCACATGATTCATCTCTTCTAACTCACTGACAAGCTCTTCTTCTTTTACTAAATCACCAGTCGGCACTAGTAAAACAATCGGCGTTGATTCTCCAAATGTCTCTTGAATGGCAATCAAGTCAGCTCCAGTGCGGGTTGATTCCGGCTGCTCTCCTAGTCCATATGTGAAAGCAGTGTTGCTTTGAGCTAAGAAACTAGGAACTAAGATTGCTAGAATGAGAATGAGTGTAGGGAATCTTACCTTCATAACCCGTCTGCCTAATCCTTCAAAGCTAGGAACAAAATTCTTGTGCTTCGTTTTGTCCATCCATTTATAGAATAGAAGCGTTAACGCTGGCAAGAATACCATCACGCTGATAAAGCTTAACAGGATTCCTTTCACAAGGCTTAATCCAAGGTCCGCACCGAGCTCAAAGCTCATTAACATTAAGGCCATAAAGCCGAAAAATGTGGTCGCAGCACTTGCTGAAATCGGTGAAAAGGAATCTTTCATCGCAAGCTGCATCGCTTCTTCAGGGTTATTTGTTTTCTTTCGGTATTCTTGAAAGCTGTGAAGAAGGAAAATCGCATAATCCAGTGATACGGCCAGCTGCAGGATCGGCGCTACTGATTGAGTAACAAAGGATACTTCTCCGATAAAAATGTTCGTGCCTAAGTTAATCAGAACGGATACGCCAATCGCCGTTAAGAAAAATAACGGCTCTACCCATGAAGTCGTTGAGATAACGAGAATAAAAATAATAATTGGAATGAGCAAGGCTGAAGCATACATCGTTTCCGTTCCTGCCATTTTTTGAGAGGTGGCTGTATTGACCGCTTCACCGGCCATCGCCCCTTCTTCTCCGATCAATTCATAAATCTCATCTGTGATCCGTACTTCCTCACCTGCACGAATACTAAGTTGAAATAATGCTTTCTGATCTACGTAATAAGACTCGACCGTATCAATGTCAGCGACTTCAATCGGCGTTTTTAAGTCAATGGCATCATCTAGCCACATCACATCAGATACCCCGTCAATTGAAGCTAACTGTTCTTTAACTAAAAGAGCTTCTTGTATCGTGACATTATTAACCATCACTCTTGTATCGGGTACTGAAGAAGAAAATTCATTTTCCATCACTTCTATGGCCCTTGTGGACTGGGCTTCATCAGGCAGGTAATCAACCATATTGTAATTGACAGACACAAAAAATTGCGCTGCTACAGAGATCACCGCAAGAAGCATAAATACAATCACAATGGACTTTTTATTTTTAATTATTCGTGCTGCTAAACCTATGATCATGCACCCTTTCTTGTCATTACACCATTTACACTTTATCATTATATAAACACCGTGTTGCTTCTACAACAAACAGTTCTTTATGATCCGTACTTTCCCCAACACATTTACAATAACTGTTGGATAACTTTTGACAAAAGGGTGAATCAACGTGAACGTAAAATTAGATCGACGTAAAAAATATACACGTATGGTATTAAAAGAAAGCTTAATTAACTTATTAAAGGAAAAACAAATTTCATCAATAACGGTGAAAGAATTATGTGAACTGGCTGATATTAACCGCTCTACGTTCTACTCGCATTATGCTGATCCTTATGACCTGCTTACAAAAATTGAAGAAGAAATACTAGTGGATATGTACCAAACGCTCTCAAGCTATAATTTTAATAAGGAGGATGAAGCTCTGCAGATGACCGAGAAAATACTCGAATATGTAGCGGATAACCGGAATGTGTGCCAGACGCTTCTGAGTGAGCACGGCGATCCTCAATTTCAACATAAAGTCATGAAGGTGACCTATGATTTTACAATGAAAAATTGGATGGAGATCCACAATGCCGATGAGAAAGTATCAGAATACCTCAGTCTCTATGTGATCAGCGGCAGCTTACATGTCTTGAAGAACTGGCTTGATAATGGCATGGATAAAACGCCAAGAGAAATGGCCGAGCTGATTCATTCATTTACAAGCTACGGGCTTGGTGCGATTAAATAAAGGATATGTGGGCGGGCATTATCGGTACAAGCGACGCAATTACTCTGTGAAAGCAGATAATTCTGTTTGAGGTTGACGCATATCGTCCTCCAATCAGCGCAATAAAAGCAGAGTGACGCAATTCTTCTCTCCATAGGCGCATAAAACAGCCGGACCCGCGCAATTCCTTCTTTAACCAACGCATAAATGGCTTAAAATTATACAATTCCTTTTATTCAAACAGACCAAAGGCACCCCGTTTGACAAGGTGCCTAACTATGCAGAAGTAATTGAATGAATACTCATTCAATTTATGGGGTGGTTAACTCTTTACCGCCACCTTATTTTGACTTATAACAGACCGGACAATATGAATCGAATGCCATTCTCCGCGTGAAAAACGAGTAATAGGATAGGTTTTAGGAAATAGCTCATGATTGATCTCTTCTACACTCTTGCCTTCCTCATGAAACTTTAAGATAGTGCCCTCTAAATTAAGCACATACTCTAATTTTCTAGTAAGT carries:
- the hutP gene encoding hut operon transcriptional regulator HutP — translated: MALNKERRIGRHAVLLLLSDESEGELERLRQLDWIGCKGKVGSMEAHKVVAAIETAAKKNGIIQPDLYRESHALYHAIMEALHGVTRGQVQLGSVHRTVGLTFAVLRGNPYENAQEGDWIAVSLYGTIGAPVKGSEHEAIGLGVNHI
- a CDS encoding efflux RND transporter permease subunit, which translates into the protein MIIGLAARIIKNKKSIVIVFMLLAVISVAAQFFVSVNYNMVDYLPDEAQSTRAIEVMENEFSSSVPDTRVMVNNVTIQEALLVKEQLASIDGVSDVMWLDDAIDLKTPIEVADIDTVESYYVDQKALFQLSIRAGEEVRITDEIYELIGEEGAMAGEAVNTATSQKMAGTETMYASALLIPIIIFILVISTTSWVEPLFFLTAIGVSVLINLGTNIFIGEVSFVTQSVAPILQLAVSLDYAIFLLHSFQEYRKKTNNPEEAMQLAMKDSFSPISASAATTFFGFMALMLMSFELGADLGLSLVKGILLSFISVMVFLPALTLLFYKWMDKTKHKNFVPSFEGLGRRVMKVRFPTLILILAILVPSFLAQSNTAFTYGLGEQPESTRTGADLIAIQETFGESTPIVLLVPTGDLVKEEELVSELEEMNHVTNIISYVNTVGAGIPPEYLDESITEEFFSENYSRIIINTDTEKEGDIPFGIVEAVQGTAASYYGDTTLSLGESVTLYDIKNTVQKDNTFVNTMTVVTIAIVLLITFKSLTLPIILLVTIQAAVWINLSVPYFTNTSFDFIGYLIISTVQLAATVDYAILFSETYKEHRREMPAMQAIIKTLDEKTFSISISASILSSIGFILWITSTNPVVQSIGLLLGRGALLAFVLVLFFLPAMLYVLDKVISKTTLKANFYKGK
- a CDS encoding DUF6143 family protein is translated as MSFDHYDSFNKSVNIPNPLYQSLKGRYYVGQTEILRLQKGKHAWGGLFNPTRSDIDLFVNAFTITNYTSQPIVAEIWFNPKLPGRPSISNLITPANTTRTPLVDPEVKIASADLVKGNPKKGVNAFKRIVPPMSTLASDEDGKYIFPPCGAFVLFLRTLDGGPAEAELAFGWFEKDICE
- a CDS encoding FusB/FusC family EF-G-binding protein, with protein sequence MDKLRNKYDVVEMIVPFLRSDQYNFIRYQIGTLVHAHTTIKDAGVLHALKGSALDKITDMLTDATPGQLELLEQVITAEDFANAEFELRELKRYVIPFPHLTDKTIAKLFPKAKKLKAPSLDEVDYRELSYFGWYDIRSERKFLIVRDQEVLKGIQGTFTESKKGICSICNGHEELGLFMANVKTSQEQYTNRGNYICKDSEKCNRNMTSLGKLETFIDLYRV
- a CDS encoding ZIP family metal transporter is translated as MESLLIGSLLASLATGAGAIPILFFRDLNHRKRDILLAYAAGIMVAAATFELIPEAMEYSSSVWTVVIGVLLGTVALMILEKNVPHIDLEHKAQRIEIDRKAMLVISAIILHNLPEGLAVGVSYASDNEALGPLIALAVGLQNAPEGLLVALYLVNQKISRIKAFLIATATGLVEVVTAIIGYLLASRVEFLLPYGLAFAAGAMLFIVYKELIPESHGDGNETVATYAFIFGLLSMLVLVFYFG
- a CDS encoding YhgE/Pip domain-containing protein; its protein translation is MMMKMKRLPVAALAVLLVAPSFLVDAAPQTIAAQAASTTQTEGELASKEEVIYANLLADGSLDQMYIVNTLNVSKAGTIMDYGNYNSLKNLTDLTELEQMEDHVQVEAEKGPFYYQGNVDGTMQLPWDITVTYFLDGKEVSPDELAGADGSLEINIETQANDDVAPAFFENYLLQISMLLEEGVYSNIETEEGMIANAGKNKQVTFTVMPEQEEELSLSADVVDFESDGIEIAAVPSTMSIDSPDIEEITSEFNSLSDAIKEIDNGVGELKNGISELNSGVASLYDGSGQFRNGMSELAGSSGELINGSKAIDQALSEISRSLQVTDNMDLGDLNSLPQGLTQIAEGLHETSVGLSTLRENYTLAYGSLDEAMTAIPDHQISESDIQSLYESGADPAVVEKLVDTYAAAQKAKGTYTAVGAAFAAVDSTLNEVSSATKEMGDTLKSIANGLSSSLANMDSMDSLTQLQQGLAELSANYSEFHSGLVSYTNGVGELSSSYNEIHSGIGELSGGTTELENGTGELRSGTTKLYDATSNLPEQMQEEIDAMISEYDKSDFEAVSFVSDKNENVNTVQFVIKTEAIKKEEQEVTEDAEEKEENFWTRLMDLFRRG
- a CDS encoding GNAT family N-acetyltransferase; its protein translation is MKTKRIVDIEDLEKAFHIREKVFVAEQGVPLEDEFDEYDHLDGDCDHILAFYDGMAVGTGRIRVVDGIGKLERICVLEPFRAFGLGKLIIQALEELAEGKKLAKVKLHGQTQAEGFYHKLGYETASDEFMEDGIAHVVMTKEL
- a CDS encoding TetR/AcrR family transcriptional regulator gives rise to the protein MNVKLDRRKKYTRMVLKESLINLLKEKQISSITVKELCELADINRSTFYSHYADPYDLLTKIEEEILVDMYQTLSSYNFNKEDEALQMTEKILEYVADNRNVCQTLLSEHGDPQFQHKVMKVTYDFTMKNWMEIHNADEKVSEYLSLYVISGSLHVLKNWLDNGMDKTPREMAELIHSFTSYGLGAIK
- a CDS encoding fasciclin domain-containing protein — encoded protein: MKKTKFAFVLLAFMMVVSFTANVLAAEQTEAKDIVETAVAAGEFNTLAAALEKAGLVDALKGEGPFTVFAPTDEAFDKLLKELGVTADQLLAREDLATILQYHVIPGKVLSSDLKDGMKVKTLADKEVTISLNPTRVNNANVTTADIEASNGVIHVIDAVLIPAE